The Nocardioides marmorisolisilvae genomic interval CTGCTCTCCGAGATGCAGATGCACGCGCTGGCGGACAGCCTTGGAATGTCAATGGACGATCCCTGGCGCCCGTTCGACCCCGGAACCCCTGAGCACGAGCTTTGTCGTGAGCGCAGTGCCGCATTGCAACGAACGCCGGCCGTGGACGAAGCAAGGCTGAATGTGCCGACCTCGCTCGGTCACCCGTACCGCAAGCCGTTGTCAACGCAGGCCGCCCTGGGGCGCCTGCTGGCCGACACGGTGCGCGATGCGCCGGAGGTCGCGCAACGGTTGGTGACCTGCAGCCCCGACGTCGCGTCGTCGACCAACCTTGGCGGCTGGATCAACAAGACCGGTGTCTGGACGGCGCACAGCCGCCACGACTGGTTCGCCGACGACCCCGATCGCGTACTGCGCTGGTCGGAGCAGATGACTGGCCAGCACATCGAATTGGGAATCGCCGAGGTGAACCTCGTCGGGCTACTTGGCGAACTCGGGACGACCTGGAGCCGGTGGGGTCAACGACTGATCCCAGTCGCAACCCTGTATGACCCGTTTGTTGGACGGGCGCTCGAACCCTGGTCCTATGGGATCTATGCCGGTGGGCAGTCCATCCTGGTCGGCACGCCGTCCGGAGTGACCCTTGCGCCTGAGGGCGGTGCGCATCAGTCGATAACCACGCCCTCGATCGGGCTGGAGCAACCCGGCTGTGTGGCGTGGGAGCCGGCGTTCGCCCAGGATCTTGAGTGGACCTTCTTGCACGCAATCAAGAGCGTTGGAGTTCCGGGGGGTACCTCCCACTACTTCCGCCTCTCCACACGTCCGATCCCACCCGAGTTGTCCGAGCCCTCCGATGACCGCCATCTGATGGAACGTCGTCGCCGCCAGGCGATCTCCGGCGGATACAGGCTGCGGTCTTCCGCGACCGACGACGTCACCCTCGTTGGAGTCGGTGCCATCATGCCCGAGGTGATCGCAGCGGCGAACGCGCTAAGCGCCTACGACCTCACTGCGGGGGTGGTCTGTCTGACAAGCCCGGACTTGGTGTTCCGGTCCCTCCAGCAGCGAGGACTCCGAGTGCCCGGTCACGGGGGGTCGATTGTCGGGGAGTTGTTCCCAGCAACGACGCCGACCCCGATCGTGGCGGTGCTAGACGGGCATCCGCACACACTGGCCTTCCTCGCCGGTGTCAGGGGCGATCCAATCCGCAGCTTGGGAGTCACCGATTTCGGCCAGTCCAGCGCCCTCGACGAGGCTTACCAGATCCACGGCATTGACGCTGCCGCCATCGTCGATGCGGCCCTCGGCCTGCTGAACCGCTGAGGTCCACCCGGGCACACCAGCACTCGGCGCAATTCCGCGCCGATCGACGTGAGGCCCCGTTGCCTCGTTCAACTATGTGAACCAAACTTCACCTATGCCGCTCGGGACCTCCCCGTCAGCGAGGACAGTCTGTTTGCCCGTGATGCGCCGTCGATGTGGGACTTCCGGACATCGAACGGCTGGAGTGTTGACAAGATCACACTTCAACTCTAGGTTAATCCTAATTCACAGCCGAGGAGCGACAAACTCCGTCTGTCCGTCATTTGAGCACCGCGACTGCGACAGGGCCGCTGCGAACGAGGACAGCTTCATCGATGACGGTCCCCTGGCACACAAGGCCGGGAGGGGGCTGGAGCACGGGAACAAACAGATCCCCAAGCTCTGAGAGAGGTCTGCGTTTGCTAGCCAAGCGCCGGAACGCAGGCAGTCGCATCACATCGAACGCACCGTTGCCCCTAACAAACGCGCACAAGAAATTGGAGACCGAAATGCGACGCAAGACAAGCGCTGTGGTGGCGCTGAGCGTGGCGATCACCATGGGACTCTCTGGATGCGGGAGCACCAGCGGAACCAAAGGCACCAGCTCGGGCGCAAACTCTCACGACAGCACCAGTTCGGGCCAGCTGCGGATCGGCTTGGCGCTGAATGGGCCCATCAATGACAAGGGCTTCAACCAAGGGTATTACGACGGACTGGAGGCAGCGGCGAAAAAGTACGACGGAAAGATCTCGGTCGTGCAGAACCTGAAGACGCCTGCTCAGCAACAGACCGGGTTCGCCAACCTGGCCAAGTCGAACGACCTCGTCCTGCTGTCTTCTGGCGAGTTCTCCGACGTCGGCGCCCAGATCGCAAAGCAGTATCCCAAGGTGGAGTTTGTTGGCTCGCAGCCACCAGCCTCCAAGGATGTGCCAGCCAACTTTCACTATTACGGCATCAATTTCGCCAGTTCAGCCTTCTTGATCGGCGCAATCTCGGCGAAGTTGAGTAAGACGGGGACGGTCGCATTCGTCGGCGGGCCCCAGGATCCGCCGTCAACCCAGGCGAAGGCGGGATTCACCGCCGGAGCGAAATACGCAGTCCCCGGTATCAAGGTCCAGTCGAGCTTCGCTGGCTCATATGCCGATCCTGCAGCGGCGTCCTCGGCCGCGGCTGCGGAGTTCGCGAACGGCGCCGACGTGGTCGATGCATTCCTCGACTCGGGCTGGACTGGCGTCCTCCAAGCGGCGAAGAGCTCTGGAAAGGACGTCAAGGTCTTTACCGGCTCCCTGCGCAGCTGCACCGGGGGCGGCGTGGGGTTCGCCGACGAGAACTACAGCGCACTAGTCGAATTCCAGGTCAAGAGCTTCGTGAACAAGTCACTCCCCGCCGGTGGCAAACAGATCGGCCTTGAAGACGGAATTCAGACTGTGGGGTTGTGCTCATCGATCGCGAACGAAGCCGCCTATGTGAAGGAACTGACCGCGAAGGTCAACTCCAGCGCGGTCATCGTTCCGACGAGCTGACCAGCAGCGATCAGGCATCCGGAAGGGATGGCGAACTCACGTGACGGTGGCTCATGGCGCAACAGGTACGACGCTCGCGCTGGAAGCTCACAAGATCTGCAAGACCTATGGAGAAGTTGTCGCCAACGATCACGTGAGTCTCGCCATCCCTGAAGCGCAAGTGCTCGCGATCTTGGGAGAGAACGGCGCCGGAAAGTCGACCCTGATGAGCATATTGTGTGGTTTGACCCGGCCGGACTCAGGCGAGATCCGAGTCAAAGGCACGCCGCGGAGCTTCCGTCGGCCCGAGGACGCGCAGCGGGCTGGAATCGGCATGGTCCACCAGCACTTCATGCTCGTCAACGACATGACGGTCGCGGAAAACATCGCCCTCACCCGTTCGGGCCACTGGTCCTCAAACCGCCTTGCGTCCGAGGTCAAGAACGCCCTGCGATCCTTGTCGGAGGAATACGACCTTCACCTCGAGCCAGACGCTTTCATCAAGGATCTATCGGTCGGGCAGCGGCAACGAGTCGAGATCGCGAAGCTGCTGTGCGGCGACTTTCACACGTTGATCTTCGACGAGCCCAGCGCGGTCTTGACCGAACAGGAATGGCGGGACATGGGCGCGATCCTCAAGCGCCTTTCTGGCTCAGGGAAGAGCATCGTCATCGTCACCCACAAACTCGCCGAAGCCATCGAAGTCGCTTCGCAATGCGCCGTGTTGCGCAACGGACGGGTCGAGGGAGTAGTTCACACGGAGGACGTCACGACGGCGGAGCTTGCCAGAATGATGGTTGGCCGTGACGTGAGCCTGCCAACGGCCCTCATGGCACCGGCAGTTGGCGATGTCGTATTCCGGGCCGACCGGATCTGCCTTGATACCGCAGTTCGAAGCACGTCGCTCAAGGACGTGTCGTTCTCGATCCGGCGCGGCGAAATCTTCGGCGTCGCCGGTGTCGATGGCAATGGGCAGACGGGGCTCGTGCGGGTGATGTCGGGTATGCAACTGCAGACGACCGGTTGCGTTGCATTGAACGGGCATACCCTCACGCCCGGCTCGGTCGCCGCATATATCGATGCCGGAGGGGCCGTGATCCCTGAGGACCGTCAGCAAACAGGTCTCAACCTGGCGATGTCGGTCGCCGACAATCTCATCAGCAAAGACGTCAAGCGGTTCACCCGTGCTGGAATCCTGCGGCGCCCGGAGATCCGGATGCATGCGGAAGCAGTGGCCGCCGAATACGGCATCGTCGCGGCGAACGTCAAACACCCGGCCAGCAGCCTGTCGGGCGGCAATCAGCAGAAGATTGTCATCGCACGCGAACTCGGCCGCCCCTCGTCGTTTCTGATCGCATCGCAACCAACGCGAGGACTAGATCTGGGCGCAGTCGAGTTCGTGTACAAGGCCATCGAACGCTTCAGAACCGCTGGCGGAGCAGTCCTGCTCATTTCTTCAGACCTCGATGAGATCCTCACGCTGTCTGACCGGATCGCGGTGATGTCCGACGGGCACCTGTCACAACCCTGGGTCCGCGGGGCACTGTCCAAGGAGGAAATAGGTCTCCTCATGACTAGCTCAGTGTCCACGGGCGAGGATGTGCGATGAAGTCGGCATCTACGGCCCTGCGTCAACTTCTCAGCTCTGTCTTCGCGGCGGCGGCCGCCCTTGCTGTCGGCATCGTGTGCATCGGACTCAGCGGGTTTCCAGCGAAGGCGAGCCTGCGCACCATGCTTGTTGGCGCTGCCGGATCGAGTCAAGCATGGGCCGCGACGCTCAATGAAGTCGTGCCGCTGGTGCTGGTTGCACTCGCGTGGATCGTGGCCATTCGGGCCGGGCGTATCAATATCGGGTTTCAGGGTCAGATGCTCGGCGGCGCCATGTGTGCCACGGTCGTTGGCATCTACCTTCCCACCGGTGGAAGCCACGTCGGTCTGGTCGCCGCTGTCATCGCGTCCAGCTTAGGTGGTGCTGTGCTGTCCGGGCTCGCTGCTGCCCTTGCACATTGGCGCGGGGTACCCGAGATCATCTCGACCTTGTTGATGAGCTTCATGATGGTTCAAGTCGTAGCGTGGGCAATCCGCGGGCCGTTGAACGAGCCACATCAATCATTACCGCAAACCTCGCCGGTACGTTCAGGCGCCCGGTGGCCGACGCTCATTTCTGAGACGCCCCTCCACTACGACATCCTCTTATCGATCGGGCTGGCGTGCGTGGTCGCATGGGCGTTGCGCTCGACCACCTTCGGATGGCGCGCTCGGATGTCCGGTGACAATCCAGAGGCCGCCCAGCACGTAGGCATCAATACGTCCACGGTCGGCATCGTCGCGATGCTGTTGTCGGGTGGATTGGCCGGTATCGCCGGCGGCTCGCTCGTCTTGTCTTCCCTGCTCGGCAACTTGGTCGACGGCGTCGACGGCGGATTTGGGCTGGAGGGGATCGCGGTCGCGTTACTCGCGGGCAACTCGGCAATCGCATGCATTCCGGCCGCGATCCTCCTCGCCGGAGTCGACCAGGGAGGCGCGCTCACCGAGGCGAACCTGGCCGTGCCTTCCGCGCTTGTCGGAATAGTGCAGGGCTTGGTCATCGTCGCCGTTGCCGCCGCAGCCAACCTGCGGACCGGCGTCATCCGCAGGACATGGCTGACCATTCGAGACGCGCTTCCGAACCGCGCCACCGTTCGGTCAGCACGCGAGGTGACGCAATGAACGTCCTTGATGCGACATGGCTCGCATCTTCTATCGTGGCCGCAGCTCCGCTGCTGTTGGCTGCATCAGGCGAATTGGTCTCACAGCGGGCAGGGGTGCTCAACATCGGGCTCGAGGCGTACATCCTCGCCGGTGCGTTCTTCGGATATTGGGCTGAAGTGGCGACCGGCTCCCTGTGGATCGGCGTCGCGTGCGGTGTCGGGGCGGGCCTCCTCCTGGCAGCCGGGATGGGTATCGCATCCATTCAGTGTGGCGCAGACCAGCTCGTCGTTGGCATCGGCATGGTTCTGCTAGCCACGGGCGCAACGTCGTACATCTTTGATGTCCGGTTCGGTGGAACATCAACCGTTTCACTCAAGCCCATGGAAAGTGTGTCGGTACCGGTGGTCAGCGACATCCCGTTCCTGGGGCGGCCATTGTTCGACCAAAGCGTTCTCGTCTATGTTTCCTACCTCGCCGTGCCGCTCGCTGCATTCGTCCTCTACCGGACCACGTGGGGTCTCGCGGTGCGCGCCAGCGGCGAGGCTCCGGTGGCGGCTGTCGCGAACGGACTTAAGGTGAGGGCACTGCGCTGGCAGGCACTCCTCCTGTCCGGAGCTATGGGCGGCCTTGCCGGCGCCTTCCTTTCGGTCGCACAACTGGGCTTCTTCGTACATGGCATGAGCTCGGGCCGCGGCTACCTCGCACTCGCCGCGATCTTCTTCGGCCAGTGGAGAGCCAAGGGCGCGTTCCTGGCGTGCCTGATCTTCGGTGCCGCGCAGTCCCTTCAACTGCGACTGCAGGGTCTGCCCAGCGTGCCAAGATCGGTGTGGATTGTGTTCGCCATCGCCATCCTTGCCCACTTGATCTACTCGCATCGAGGCCGCGATGAGCTGTTCCGCATCGCGCACCTTCTCGAGGCCGTCGTCGCGATAGTTGTCGCAGCGTGTGGGATCTTGTCAGCTGACATCACGTTGCCCAGTGAGTTGTGGCTGGCGCTGCCATATGTGCTAAGCCTGATCGTGCTCGGACTGAGCGTCGGGACCTCCCGAATGCCGTCAGGTCTGACACTTTCGCCGCGACCGACCTAAGCGTCGCTCCTCAAGACGAGGGCGGTCTCCGGATCAATCTGCTCGGGTCGAGGTCAACGCTTGGACTGCCGCTGTCGACATCGTCTTCAGGATCGAGTCCCGATCGACCCCCTTGTTCAGCGTCGCGACCGAGTTCAGCATCGAAAAGACCGCCTGCGTGAGCAGCCGCACCTCTGGGTCCGACAGATCTGGTCGCAGCGGGGCGACAACAGCGATCCACTCCTCGGCATAGAGATTCATCGCGCGCCGAATGCGGCGGCGGTCCGCCTCGGGGAACGCAAGCTCGTTCTTGAGAAAGATCAGCGTCGTCGGGGGCCCGGAGATGATCGACCTGACATGGAAGTCGACCATCGCTGCCAACGCGGCACGAGAGTCGGGCTCGGACTCGGCAATGGCAAGCGCCGCATCGTGGAGAAAGTCCAACGGAGCCTCGACGACGGCGATGAGCAACGCCTGCTTGTTGTTGAAGTGCCGGTACAGCCCGGGCCCGGAGATGCCTGCCTTCGCGCAGATCATTCCCACGGTGACTTGGTCGTACGGATAGTGGAGGAACAAGTCGGCGGCGACCTCCATCAGAAGTTCGCGGCGCGAACGCTTTCTGACTGCCCCAGGCCATGCGACAGGAACTTGGTCAGCACTCACGGTCGATCCTCGCCACCTTGCGTCAAGACAGTGAACCGCGCGTTGCTCGCCTTGCCACCATCACGGCCAGAGGTTACCACGCATTCACCTGCGGTGATCGACAGATCTTCGCCGACCCACGCGAGACTGCCGGCCTGCTGTCGCTGGACTGTTTGCGGAAGTGCCTGTGGTCGACCCTAGCGTTGACGCTTCACATGTGTTAATTTCGATTAACAGATTCGGTTCGCGGGACGGAGGGTTGCGATGAAGTGGACGGACTGCGGCTCCTCGCCATCGAGGCTAACGAGAGGCAGCGTGGTCGTGCGTGCCGGGTGCTCACGACTCGGAGGTCCGGCGGACAGTTGCCGAAGAGTGATCCTCTCCCGAGGAGGCGCGGGATGACGCAGGGGGTGCTGATGGCGAGTCTTGATCCGGTCGTTTCTGGGGATCACCTTCGGGATCAATCCAAGCTCCGCCAGCTCTACGGTCGCTATCCAACGGGCGTTGCCGCTGTATGCGCACTGCGCGATGGTGAGCCCGTGGGCATCGTGGCGACGTCGTTCACTTCGGTTTCCCTTGAACCGGCGATTGTGTCGATCTGCGTGCAGCACACGTCTCAGACCTGGCCGATGCTTTCCGCCGACGGCGGCCGCATTGGGGTATCGGTCCTGGCTTCGACCCATCAAGACGTGTGCTTGCAGATTGCTGGTAGGCGAGAGGAGAGGTTCACCGGCGTCCCGTGGTTTGCAGGCAACTCCACCTCGGTGTTTCTCTCGGATGCAGCTGCTTGGCTCGACTGCGCGATCTCAAGATCAATCAAGGCGGGCGACCACGATGTGGTTCTCCTTGAGGTCCGCAGTGCAGCAGTGAACGAGGCGGTCGCTCCGCTCGTATTTCACGACAGCCATTTCCACACCCTCACCGCGCGTTAAGAGCGTTGCAGGCCCTGCCCCGCTCAGTCCCATGCGCACGCCTTGGCGCGCGATGCTACCCACAAGAACGTGAATGCGGCATCACTTCTCGTGCACTACCGCGGAGGTCGAGCATGTCCGTTCAGGGCGTGGCGCTCCGCGCCCAGAGGTCGCGATACAAGGCACAAACTCGTGCGATTGCGTCACGCGGTTCGATCCGTTGACATCCAGCGACTCGCAGGCTAGGTTAATTCTGATTCACATTCATAGTGGTCTTAGTCGAAGGCGGTTGGGTAGAGATGCGTTTCATCTTCATGAGCGAGGCAGAGACCGTCCCTGGGCACACCCATGAGCAGCGTTATCGCGAGCTGATCGATGAAGTGCTCTTGGCAGAGGAGGTTGGGTTCGACGCGTTTGGGACATCCGAACAGCATGTAGCGATCGGCACGGCGACTACATCTGCCCCAGAGGTCCTCTACCCCTACATGATGGCGCTGACGAAGCGGATCCAGTTCATCCATCTGGTGACGTTGTTGCCCACTCGGATCAATCACGCTTTGCGTGTCGCGGAGCGCCTCGCCACCGAAGACATCCTTTCGAACGGGCGGGTTGCGCTCGGCGTAGGTCGGGGCAATACGACCCTCGCCCTCCGCGCGTTCGAGGTGTCGCCAACTGAGAACAAGGCTCAACTTCTCGAAGGCATCGAGGTCATTCGCCGCGCGATGACCAACGACATCTTCTCCTTTGTTGGAGAGCACTACAAGATTCCACCGCGTAGCCTGGTTCCCAAGCACATCCAGCAGCCTCACCCCCCGATTCTGATGGCGACCGGCAGTCCCGAATCAGTGCGCGCTGCCGCGCAGATGGGCATCGGCGCGATGATGGGCGGGTTCTACCTCGGCTTCGATTTCTTGCAAAGCATGATCGACATCTACGACGCCGAGCTCAATGCCACGGAGCACGATGTCCCCACCCAAGCCCAGAAGGTGGCCGTGATTTCAGGCGGCATGCACTGTGCGGAGACGAACGAGGACGCGCGGCACTGGGCGTCGACACTGTTCGAAACGGTCAAGCTGTCGACCGGGGGGTACGACCGCCTGGCTCAGCTCTCCAGCGACTACGCGTACATGGGCGCGGTCAAGAATATTGACCTTGCTGACCAGCGCTACATGTTCGAGGATTCCGCCGGTTTTATCGTCGGCGACCCGGAGGCATGCATCGCGCAAGTCAAGAGATTCGCCGACATGGGCATCGATGCGATCACGATGCGAATTGACGGCCTGCCTCACCGGGAACTCATGAGGTCGATCGAGCTCTTCGGCAAGTACGTGATCCCAACGTTCAAGAACCCCCGCTCTGTAGTGCGCTCGTCCGACGAGATCCTCGTGGACATCCGAGCGGCCAGGCCCGCGCACCAAGCTGAGCTCGAGGCCTTTGAGAACGTGCACGCAGCGGTGGGAGACCCGCGATGAACACACTTGACCCCGGAGACATTTTCGCGAAGTACCCCGAAGAAGTCCTCGTTGAGCGTAAGGCCGACGGCGTCCTGCTGATCACGATGAACCGCCCAGAGCGTCTGAACGCGTTGACGATGCCGATGTTCCAGGTCATGTCGGATATCTGGGCAGACGTCGATCGCGACCCTGAGACGCGGGTGGCGGTCATAACGGGTGCCGGGCGGGGGTTCTGCACGGGGATGGACGTCCGCCAGCCCGATCCGTCGCTTGATGACGCAATCGCCCTCGCCGAGACCGAGAGGCGGCGCATCACAACTCTGCTCAACATGGACAAGCCCGTCATCTCGGCGATCAACGGCCCCGCCGTGGGTTGGGGCTTGTCGATGGCGCTGCTGGCGGACATCAGTGTCGCTGCGGAGGATGCGGTCCTCTCGGACGGGCACACTCGCATCGGGGTTGTCGCCGGTGACCACTCCTCGCTCATCTGGCCATTGCTTGTCGGGATGGCAAAGTCCAAGTACTACCAACTCACCTCGGCGAAGTTGACAGGGATCGAGGCCGAGCGCATTGGTCTCGTCAGTCTCGTCGAGCCGAAGGAACGGGTACTGGAACGAGCGCTGGAGATCGCCTCGGATCTGGCCCGGGGCTCGCAGCAAGCGATTCGTTGGACCAAACGCTCCTTGAACACAGGGTGGCTGACGAATGCGCTGCCTCAGCAGGAGCTCTCCGCTGCGCTGGAAACGATCGGCTTCGCGAGTGCGGACTATGCAGAGGCAAGGCAGGCGTTCCGTGAGGGCCGAGCGCCGGCATACCCATCAGCTCGGGGCAAAGGCCACTCCTTCGAACAGTCACCCGCGCACCTGTAGGGGGCGAGCAAACATGCCGAGCTCCACCATCGAGGAGGTCGAAGGACTGTGCACCGACGAGCACGATGGCGTGGTCATTGTGACTCTCGACCGGCCGCCTGCAAATGCGATGAACCGCGACGTGATCCGCGGTATTGCTTGCCTGTTCAACACCTTCGCGGAAGTCAGAGAGCCGCCGCCCGTGGTGATCACGGGAGGTGGCGAGCGTTTCTTCTGTGCCGGAGGTGACATCAAGGAACTGGACGGAGCCGATGTCAGCCAGATCGAGGACCGCATGCGCGAGTTCCACAGGATGCTCGTCGCGATGGACCGGTACCCGCGCCCGGTTGTTGCCGCCGTGAACGGATACTGCGTTGGCGGCGGCGTCGAATACGCGATGTTTGCCGATCTGGTGCTCGCGGCGCCCCATGCACGGTTCGGGTTCCCTGAGATCAACCACGGCCTGCTCCCAGCAGAAAAGGGAATCGAGCGAGTTGCTCGCCTGGTGGGCGTGAAGACTACGCGCGCCCTGCTCTTGACCGGCGATTTGATCGATGCCGATCGCGCTACCCAGGTCGGCCTGGTCGACGCGATCGTCGAGCCGAATGCACTCCTGGAGACTGGCATTGCTCATGCGCGGTCTGCGGGTGACAAGGCGCCCGTGTTGTACGCAGCGCTGAAGCGCGCCGTGAATGATCTCTCCGACTCCGGCGACGAGCGACGTTGTGAACTCGCGCTCGAGAATGCCCGCGCCTACTTCGACGATCCCGTCGCCAAGCGCCTCCGAGGGGGGTGGGAACAACGAAACAGATGAGGGTGGTCGCTGGACCGCTGACGCCCTCGCAACCAGAAGCCCGAGGGAGTCGGATCTGGCAACGGACGCCGGCAAGGACAGCCAGAATGCCGCTCGTTCATATCGAGAGGGTGGGAGCCTGATCACGATGTCAAACACTTCTTTACCGATTGGCGGCGCGACGCCCTACGCGCCCGCGCTCTCCACCATCGCCGGCTTCACGGCTCTGGAACGCACATTCCCACAGCTGTTGAAGGACCGCGCCGCCGCGGAGCCGAACGAGATTGCCTTCTGCCATTGGAACGGCGACCGCGCGGTCCCGACGACATGGAGCGAGTATGCGACGGCGGCGCGTGAGGTCGCGCTCGGCTTGAACCTCCTCGGTGTCGAACCCGGCGACCGCGTGGCGATCATGTCGCAAGCGTGTGCCGAGTGGGTTCAGGCGGCGCTGGGAATCTTGTCAGCAGGCGCGATCCCCGTCGGCGTATACCCCACGAGTTCTGTACTCGAAGTCAGGCAGGGCCTTGAGCACAGCGGCGCGACCGCCATCTTCTACGGCGGCTCCGAGCCTATGCCCAGGATCGTTGACATCGCTGCCGACATCGAGACCCTTCGGGCCGTGGTGAGCTTCGGTGCCGAACCGGTCGGCCTCGCTCCCTCGACAGTAGGCAAGTCGTGGGACGGACTGCGCCGAGCCGGACGTGACCACGGGCTCGTAAACCCGGCACTCTTCGATGACTTGGTCGAAGCAGGAAACATCGATCAGCCCGCCGCGCT includes:
- a CDS encoding flavin reductase family protein, whose protein sequence is MTQGVLMASLDPVVSGDHLRDQSKLRQLYGRYPTGVAAVCALRDGEPVGIVATSFTSVSLEPAIVSICVQHTSQTWPMLSADGGRIGVSVLASTHQDVCLQIAGRREERFTGVPWFAGNSTSVFLSDAAAWLDCAISRSIKAGDHDVVLLEVRSAAVNEAVAPLVFHDSHFHTLTAR
- a CDS encoding ABC transporter permease, with product MKSASTALRQLLSSVFAAAAALAVGIVCIGLSGFPAKASLRTMLVGAAGSSQAWAATLNEVVPLVLVALAWIVAIRAGRINIGFQGQMLGGAMCATVVGIYLPTGGSHVGLVAAVIASSLGGAVLSGLAAALAHWRGVPEIISTLLMSFMMVQVVAWAIRGPLNEPHQSLPQTSPVRSGARWPTLISETPLHYDILLSIGLACVVAWALRSTTFGWRARMSGDNPEAAQHVGINTSTVGIVAMLLSGGLAGIAGGSLVLSSLLGNLVDGVDGGFGLEGIAVALLAGNSAIACIPAAILLAGVDQGGALTEANLAVPSALVGIVQGLVIVAVAAAANLRTGVIRRTWLTIRDALPNRATVRSAREVTQ
- a CDS encoding enoyl-CoA hydratase/isomerase family protein; this translates as MNTLDPGDIFAKYPEEVLVERKADGVLLITMNRPERLNALTMPMFQVMSDIWADVDRDPETRVAVITGAGRGFCTGMDVRQPDPSLDDAIALAETERRRITTLLNMDKPVISAINGPAVGWGLSMALLADISVAAEDAVLSDGHTRIGVVAGDHSSLIWPLLVGMAKSKYYQLTSAKLTGIEAERIGLVSLVEPKERVLERALEIASDLARGSQQAIRWTKRSLNTGWLTNALPQQELSAALETIGFASADYAEARQAFREGRAPAYPSARGKGHSFEQSPAHL
- a CDS encoding ABC transporter ATP-binding protein, producing the protein MTVAHGATGTTLALEAHKICKTYGEVVANDHVSLAIPEAQVLAILGENGAGKSTLMSILCGLTRPDSGEIRVKGTPRSFRRPEDAQRAGIGMVHQHFMLVNDMTVAENIALTRSGHWSSNRLASEVKNALRSLSEEYDLHLEPDAFIKDLSVGQRQRVEIAKLLCGDFHTLIFDEPSAVLTEQEWRDMGAILKRLSGSGKSIVIVTHKLAEAIEVASQCAVLRNGRVEGVVHTEDVTTAELARMMVGRDVSLPTALMAPAVGDVVFRADRICLDTAVRSTSLKDVSFSIRRGEIFGVAGVDGNGQTGLVRVMSGMQLQTTGCVALNGHTLTPGSVAAYIDAGGAVIPEDRQQTGLNLAMSVADNLISKDVKRFTRAGILRRPEIRMHAEAVAAEYGIVAANVKHPASSLSGGNQQKIVIARELGRPSSFLIASQPTRGLDLGAVEFVYKAIERFRTAGGAVLLISSDLDEILTLSDRIAVMSDGHLSQPWVRGALSKEEIGLLMTSSVSTGEDVR
- a CDS encoding transketolase-like TK C-terminal-containing protein, giving the protein MTQLSFPEQFASPPTSKATVLRRVADQVLWLSTAIVDAANRGRPNNTGVKVGGHQASSASMVDIMVALWFHCLTAEDRVSVKPHAAPVLHAINYLLGDLDPKYLPTLREKGGLQSYPSRLKDPDSVDFSTGSVGIGATAALWAAMSHRYVASHFPQTPRAGRFISLLGDAELDEGAIWEAVADPSVASLGELMWVVDLNRQSLDRVVPDIQTYRLQAMFAAAGWQVITLPWGRQLQALFARPAGEELRARLTEMPNEEYQRILRAPETELHDRVVTPGGSDALRALVASLSGAELAAAVRDLGGHDLELLVDTFDNADPERPTVVFAYTIKGNRLPTEGHPNNHSALLSEMQMHALADSLGMSMDDPWRPFDPGTPEHELCRERSAALQRTPAVDEARLNVPTSLGHPYRKPLSTQAALGRLLADTVRDAPEVAQRLVTCSPDVASSTNLGGWINKTGVWTAHSRHDWFADDPDRVLRWSEQMTGQHIELGIAEVNLVGLLGELGTTWSRWGQRLIPVATLYDPFVGRALEPWSYGIYAGGQSILVGTPSGVTLAPEGGAHQSITTPSIGLEQPGCVAWEPAFAQDLEWTFLHAIKSVGVPGGTSHYFRLSTRPIPPELSEPSDDRHLMERRRRQAISGGYRLRSSATDDVTLVGVGAIMPEVIAAANALSAYDLTAGVVCLTSPDLVFRSLQQRGLRVPGHGGSIVGELFPATTPTPIVAVLDGHPHTLAFLAGVRGDPIRSLGVTDFGQSSALDEAYQIHGIDAAAIVDAALGLLNR
- a CDS encoding LLM class flavin-dependent oxidoreductase, producing the protein MRFIFMSEAETVPGHTHEQRYRELIDEVLLAEEVGFDAFGTSEQHVAIGTATTSAPEVLYPYMMALTKRIQFIHLVTLLPTRINHALRVAERLATEDILSNGRVALGVGRGNTTLALRAFEVSPTENKAQLLEGIEVIRRAMTNDIFSFVGEHYKIPPRSLVPKHIQQPHPPILMATGSPESVRAAAQMGIGAMMGGFYLGFDFLQSMIDIYDAELNATEHDVPTQAQKVAVISGGMHCAETNEDARHWASTLFETVKLSTGGYDRLAQLSSDYAYMGAVKNIDLADQRYMFEDSAGFIVGDPEACIAQVKRFADMGIDAITMRIDGLPHRELMRSIELFGKYVIPTFKNPRSVVRSSDEILVDIRAARPAHQAELEAFENVHAAVGDPR
- a CDS encoding ABC transporter permease, giving the protein MNVLDATWLASSIVAAAPLLLAASGELVSQRAGVLNIGLEAYILAGAFFGYWAEVATGSLWIGVACGVGAGLLLAAGMGIASIQCGADQLVVGIGMVLLATGATSYIFDVRFGGTSTVSLKPMESVSVPVVSDIPFLGRPLFDQSVLVYVSYLAVPLAAFVLYRTTWGLAVRASGEAPVAAVANGLKVRALRWQALLLSGAMGGLAGAFLSVAQLGFFVHGMSSGRGYLALAAIFFGQWRAKGAFLACLIFGAAQSLQLRLQGLPSVPRSVWIVFAIAILAHLIYSHRGRDELFRIAHLLEAVVAIVVAACGILSADITLPSELWLALPYVLSLIVLGLSVGTSRMPSGLTLSPRPT
- a CDS encoding TetR/AcrR family transcriptional regulator encodes the protein MSADQVPVAWPGAVRKRSRRELLMEVAADLFLHYPYDQVTVGMICAKAGISGPGLYRHFNNKQALLIAVVEAPLDFLHDAALAIAESEPDSRAALAAMVDFHVRSIISGPPTTLIFLKNELAFPEADRRRIRRAMNLYAEEWIAVVAPLRPDLSDPEVRLLTQAVFSMLNSVATLNKGVDRDSILKTMSTAAVQALTSTRAD
- a CDS encoding BMP family ABC transporter substrate-binding protein is translated as MRRKTSAVVALSVAITMGLSGCGSTSGTKGTSSGANSHDSTSSGQLRIGLALNGPINDKGFNQGYYDGLEAAAKKYDGKISVVQNLKTPAQQQTGFANLAKSNDLVLLSSGEFSDVGAQIAKQYPKVEFVGSQPPASKDVPANFHYYGINFASSAFLIGAISAKLSKTGTVAFVGGPQDPPSTQAKAGFTAGAKYAVPGIKVQSSFAGSYADPAAASSAAAAEFANGADVVDAFLDSGWTGVLQAAKSSGKDVKVFTGSLRSCTGGGVGFADENYSALVEFQVKSFVNKSLPAGGKQIGLEDGIQTVGLCSSIANEAAYVKELTAKVNSSAVIVPTS